A single genomic interval of Rosistilla ulvae harbors:
- a CDS encoding transposase — MTHRHFASSAIPCCKIHRFRLEMIDQSVFDEAFELFEVDFSCGEDAVYTPALVLWALLSQSLFKEELRSCNAAVTRIAAWWVAQGRVVDNNSGAYCRARQKVPDELVAHLVRTIAGRAEQSSDLAESLDDEQAEEMLTPRAIAEVKSKPVTGRVLMVDGFTVDAADTPENQQEYPQNPAQEEGLGFPIFRCVSLISMATGMLVDLAITPYCGKETRETALLRQMIDSLRPGDILVADSYYCTYWLLAMCKARGVEVVMKNHHKREGHPDDAVRICRGQRKVVWSRPQHQSW, encoded by the coding sequence GTGACGCATCGTCATTTCGCGTCTTCAGCGATTCCATGCTGCAAGATTCATCGCTTCCGCTTAGAGATGATTGATCAATCCGTTTTCGACGAGGCGTTTGAACTCTTCGAGGTCGATTTCTCTTGCGGCGAAGATGCCGTCTATACACCCGCGCTGGTGCTGTGGGCCTTGCTCTCGCAATCGCTGTTCAAAGAGGAACTGCGAAGCTGCAACGCCGCCGTGACACGAATCGCTGCTTGGTGGGTGGCTCAGGGTCGTGTCGTTGACAACAACAGTGGTGCGTATTGTCGCGCGAGACAGAAGGTCCCCGACGAGCTCGTCGCGCACTTGGTCCGCACCATCGCGGGGCGTGCCGAGCAGTCAAGCGACCTTGCCGAATCACTCGATGACGAGCAAGCTGAAGAGATGCTCACACCAAGAGCGATCGCCGAAGTGAAGTCAAAGCCTGTCACGGGCCGCGTCTTGATGGTTGATGGCTTTACCGTCGATGCCGCTGACACGCCAGAGAACCAACAAGAGTATCCTCAGAATCCGGCTCAAGAGGAGGGACTTGGCTTTCCAATCTTCCGATGCGTTTCGCTCATTTCAATGGCAACGGGCATGTTGGTAGATTTGGCGATCACGCCGTACTGTGGCAAAGAAACTAGAGAGACAGCACTCCTGCGACAGATGATTGATTCTCTTCGACCCGGTGACATCTTGGTGGCCGACTCGTACTACTGCACGTACTGGCTACTGGCGATGTGCAAGGCTCGAGGTGTTGAGGTCGTGATGAAGAACCATCACAAGCGTGAGGGTCACCCAGACGATGCGGTGCGAATTTGTAGAGGTCAGCGCAAGGTGGTTTGGTCGAGACCGCAGCACCAAAGTTGGTGA
- a CDS encoding SGNH/GDSL hydrolase family protein: MAASAAELDYVHLLTADIAKASGSQPEIKVRNLASFEREYETFELAKGLKDVLDFQADLVIVAIGENVTTPATDAAKAAFAAAFGQLLATLQQAGDPVIFVRSSFWPSPVKDGIMRQVSSDAGAKFVDISALGNDKSYQASAEQDFQHAGVAAHPGDKGMRAIADAIFAAMKAKAGLAGK; this comes from the coding sequence ATGGCCGCCAGTGCTGCGGAGCTGGACTACGTTCATTTATTGACCGCAGACATTGCCAAGGCGAGTGGTTCGCAGCCGGAGATCAAGGTTCGCAACCTCGCTTCGTTTGAACGCGAGTACGAAACGTTCGAGCTCGCAAAAGGACTCAAGGACGTGCTGGACTTTCAGGCTGACTTGGTGATCGTAGCGATCGGGGAAAATGTGACCACACCAGCTACCGATGCCGCCAAAGCTGCGTTTGCGGCAGCGTTCGGGCAGTTGCTCGCAACCCTTCAGCAGGCTGGCGATCCGGTGATCTTCGTGCGCAGTTCGTTCTGGCCGAGTCCGGTCAAGGATGGCATCATGCGCCAGGTCAGCTCAGATGCCGGGGCGAAGTTCGTCGACATTTCTGCGCTGGGGAATGACAAGTCGTATCAAGCGAGTGCGGAGCAGGATTTCCAGCACGCCGGAGTCGCAGCCCATCCGGGCGACAAAGGGATGCGTGCGATTGCCGATGCGATCTTTGCCGCCATGAAAGCGAAGGCTGGCCTGGCAGGAAAGTGA
- a CDS encoding FAD-dependent oxidoreductase, with protein MNRRRLLPLLAVFALISLPFPSTSAAEPEEKSYDVVIYGGSSAGIAAAVQVRRMGGSVIVIEPSRRIGGLTTGGLGQTDIGNKAAIGGIAREFYQRVRAYYDQPKAWKWQEPTSYRDSGQTRTSSAEATMWTFEPSAALAIMRDLVREYEIPVVFEQRLDRTPLADAGHRARGATLENGRIVAIAMEGGQSYRGRMFIDATYEGDLLAAAGVSFTVGREANAVYDETLNGVQTRHAKYHQFVPGVDPFVVPGDKSSGLLPGIDADGPGEEGSGDARAQAFCFRMCLTDHPENRIPFAKPDGYDPLVFELLLRNFEAGEKGMPWINSSMPNRKTDTNNRTAFSTDFIGQNYDYAEASYDQRESIVARHRTYQQGLMWTLANHPRVPDHIRNEVARWGMCRDEFERADGWQQQLYIREARRMVGPTVMTQHHCQGRQTVDDAIGLAAYTMDSHNTQRYVDANGHVRNEGDVEVGGFSPYAISYGALTPKAEQCENLLVPVCLSASHIAFGSIRMEPVFMVLGQSSATAAMQAIRTDRAVQAIDYDALRQKLLDDSQVLTWTGPAKKPAASIDPKALKGIVVDDEAAARTGFDAISQVVGPFVGTGYRHDGDNDKGYQSIRFPVKIKTPGSYDVRIAYTANANRATNVPITIRAGGKTHSATCNQKKAPPHGSFTSVGEFEFPAGDATIEIGNKGTDGHVIVDAIQLLPQ; from the coding sequence ATGAATCGCCGTCGCTTACTGCCGCTACTTGCTGTTTTTGCCCTTATTAGTCTTCCGTTTCCATCGACCTCCGCCGCGGAGCCGGAGGAGAAATCGTACGACGTTGTGATCTATGGCGGTTCGTCGGCGGGGATCGCTGCGGCGGTGCAGGTGCGGCGGATGGGAGGATCGGTCATCGTGATCGAACCGAGTCGCAGGATCGGCGGTTTGACGACCGGCGGACTGGGGCAGACCGACATCGGCAACAAAGCCGCGATCGGCGGCATCGCGCGGGAGTTCTATCAACGAGTGCGCGCCTATTACGATCAACCCAAGGCTTGGAAATGGCAAGAACCGACCTCCTATCGAGACAGCGGACAAACGCGTACGAGTTCCGCTGAAGCAACCATGTGGACCTTCGAGCCCTCGGCGGCGCTGGCGATCATGCGCGATCTGGTTCGCGAGTACGAGATCCCCGTCGTCTTTGAACAGCGACTGGATCGGACCCCGTTGGCAGATGCCGGTCATCGTGCCCGCGGCGCGACGCTTGAGAACGGACGGATCGTGGCAATCGCGATGGAAGGGGGCCAGAGTTATCGAGGCCGGATGTTCATCGATGCTACTTATGAAGGAGACCTGTTGGCCGCCGCTGGCGTCTCGTTCACCGTCGGCCGTGAAGCGAATGCGGTCTATGACGAAACGCTCAACGGCGTCCAGACACGGCATGCGAAGTACCATCAATTTGTGCCGGGAGTCGATCCGTTTGTGGTCCCAGGGGACAAGTCCAGCGGCTTGTTGCCAGGCATCGATGCCGACGGCCCCGGCGAAGAGGGGAGCGGCGACGCCCGCGCACAAGCTTTCTGTTTTCGGATGTGCCTGACAGATCACCCGGAAAATCGTATCCCGTTTGCGAAACCCGACGGCTATGACCCCCTCGTCTTCGAATTGCTGCTACGCAATTTCGAAGCGGGCGAGAAGGGGATGCCTTGGATCAATTCCAGCATGCCCAATCGTAAAACCGATACCAACAACCGAACCGCCTTCTCGACCGATTTTATCGGCCAGAACTACGACTATGCCGAGGCGAGCTATGACCAGCGGGAATCGATTGTCGCACGCCACCGGACCTATCAACAGGGATTGATGTGGACGCTAGCCAATCACCCCCGCGTGCCCGATCACATTCGGAACGAAGTTGCGCGATGGGGCATGTGCCGGGATGAGTTTGAGCGCGCCGATGGTTGGCAACAGCAGCTGTATATTCGCGAAGCCCGGCGGATGGTGGGCCCTACCGTGATGACGCAACATCACTGCCAAGGACGCCAGACGGTCGACGACGCCATCGGATTGGCCGCCTACACGATGGATTCCCACAACACCCAACGGTATGTCGACGCCAACGGACACGTCCGCAACGAAGGCGATGTCGAAGTCGGAGGTTTCTCGCCTTATGCGATCTCGTATGGCGCGTTGACTCCGAAAGCGGAGCAATGCGAAAACCTGCTCGTTCCGGTTTGCTTGAGCGCATCGCACATCGCCTTTGGCTCCATCCGCATGGAACCTGTCTTTATGGTTCTGGGCCAGTCGTCGGCCACGGCCGCGATGCAAGCGATTAGGACCGATCGCGCCGTGCAAGCGATCGACTACGACGCGCTGCGGCAGAAACTACTGGACGACAGCCAAGTGCTAACGTGGACGGGGCCAGCAAAGAAGCCGGCGGCATCGATTGATCCCAAGGCGTTAAAGGGAATCGTCGTCGACGATGAAGCGGCTGCTCGCACCGGCTTTGACGCAATCAGCCAAGTTGTTGGTCCGTTTGTTGGAACCGGCTATCGTCATGACGGCGACAACGACAAGGGATATCAGAGCATTCGCTTTCCGGTGAAGATCAAAACACCAGGCAGCTATGACGTGCGAATCGCATATACCGCAAACGCCAATCGAGCGACCAATGTCCCGATCACGATTCGTGCGGGTGGGAAAACCCACTCAGCCACCTGCAACCAAAAGAAAGCTCCCCCGCACGGATCATTCACTTCCGTCGGCGAGTTTGAATTTCCCGCGGGCGACGCCACCATCGAGATCGGCAACAAGGGAACCGACGGCCATGTGATCGTCGACGCGATCCAGTTGTTGCCACAATAA
- a CDS encoding Gfo/Idh/MocA family protein: MTIRWGLVGVGDIANKRVAAAIQSDPNSELVAVCRRSEPQLDQFADQFGVPRRFTNADDLIASPNLDAVYIATPVDCHCPQTIAAARAGKHVLVEKPMALNPAECDRMISACDQAGVSLGVAYYRRFYPVVLRIQQLIEAKQLGRILSIGCVTGNPNRFPADDWRVIRTRGGGGPLMDIGSHRLDVFLQLLGDVATVKASVIDSPDYEAEQAATLLVQFKSGAHGILQCYFGTVETPDRLEIIGTEGRITVEDLNHGDLMLSTSEGQQLESHPPADNLHAPLISDFSAAVLEHRSPTISGPVGKRTNDLIRLAYEDAQ; encoded by the coding sequence TTGACGATTCGATGGGGACTGGTAGGTGTCGGTGACATTGCCAATAAACGTGTTGCCGCGGCGATTCAGAGTGATCCAAATTCGGAACTAGTCGCGGTTTGCCGTCGCAGTGAACCGCAATTAGATCAGTTTGCGGATCAATTTGGTGTGCCGCGCCGATTTACCAATGCAGATGACTTGATCGCTTCACCCAATTTGGATGCCGTCTACATCGCAACACCAGTCGACTGCCATTGCCCTCAAACGATCGCGGCTGCCCGAGCTGGCAAGCACGTTCTCGTCGAAAAGCCAATGGCTCTCAATCCCGCCGAGTGCGATCGGATGATCTCCGCGTGCGACCAGGCAGGCGTCTCTCTTGGTGTCGCTTATTACCGACGATTCTATCCCGTCGTGCTGCGAATCCAGCAACTGATCGAAGCGAAGCAATTGGGCCGAATCCTTTCCATCGGGTGTGTGACCGGGAATCCCAACCGATTCCCGGCGGATGATTGGCGAGTGATCCGAACGCGCGGAGGCGGAGGGCCGTTGATGGATATCGGAAGTCATCGATTGGATGTCTTCCTGCAACTACTGGGAGATGTCGCGACAGTCAAAGCGAGCGTGATCGATTCACCCGACTACGAAGCTGAACAGGCGGCAACGCTGCTGGTGCAATTCAAGTCGGGCGCCCATGGAATCCTGCAGTGCTACTTCGGCACCGTGGAGACGCCAGATCGATTGGAGATCATCGGAACCGAAGGACGGATCACCGTCGAAGACCTGAACCATGGCGACCTAATGCTCTCCACGTCCGAAGGGCAACAGTTGGAATCGCATCCACCGGCAGACAACCTGCACGCTCCACTGATCTCCGATTTTTCCGCAGCGGTGCTGGAGCATCGCTCGCCCACAATCAGCGGCCCCGTCGGGAAACGAACCAACGATCTCATCCGTCTGGCATACGAGGACGCCCAGTAG
- a CDS encoding HugZ family pyridoxamine 5'-phosphate oxidase, with translation MAQPRKHAYTTAPQDPNPAAETTFAERARTMLSLSQVGVISTHSVHCEGFPFGSTMPYALDAIGRPLFLISAMAMHTKNLREDPRASLFVTDPTAAFDPLGAGRLTLVGSAEPVPEEDLDEARALYLSRHENASYYVDFADFSFWRLNPSELYYVGGFGVMGWIQADDFQHAVADPLAEAAAGILQHMNDDHAAAMLDIAYAEKEIVASEAKMTAVDRLGFHLRLKTPERVQSVRIGFPHEVRSYDECRQALVAMVKQARSDKESRNDG, from the coding sequence ATGGCTCAACCGCGAAAACACGCTTACACAACAGCTCCCCAAGATCCCAATCCTGCGGCGGAGACGACGTTTGCCGAGCGAGCTCGAACGATGCTGTCGCTGAGTCAGGTGGGTGTCATCTCCACTCACTCGGTCCACTGCGAAGGGTTTCCGTTTGGGTCGACGATGCCGTACGCATTGGATGCGATCGGGCGGCCGCTGTTTCTGATCAGCGCGATGGCGATGCACACCAAGAACCTGCGTGAGGATCCTCGCGCTTCGTTATTTGTCACCGATCCGACAGCGGCTTTCGATCCGCTGGGTGCAGGGCGTTTAACGCTGGTCGGAAGCGCCGAACCGGTGCCCGAGGAAGATCTCGATGAAGCCCGTGCTCTGTATCTCAGCCGCCATGAGAACGCGAGTTACTACGTCGACTTTGCCGATTTCTCGTTCTGGCGTCTCAATCCTAGTGAGCTCTATTATGTCGGAGGATTTGGAGTGATGGGCTGGATTCAGGCGGATGATTTCCAGCACGCAGTTGCGGATCCACTGGCTGAAGCTGCGGCGGGTATCCTGCAACACATGAACGACGACCATGCCGCTGCGATGCTCGATATCGCTTACGCGGAAAAAGAGATCGTCGCCTCCGAAGCAAAGATGACAGCAGTCGACCGCCTCGGTTTTCATTTGCGGCTCAAAACACCCGAGCGTGTCCAATCGGTTCGGATTGGATTCCCACACGAAGTCCGGAGTTACGATGAATGCCGTCAAGCGCTTGTTGCGATGGTGAAGCAGGCGCGCAGCGACAAGGAATCCAGAAACGACGGTTGA
- a CDS encoding 3-keto-disaccharide hydrolase yields MPPIVLSIANLTPRTYEPPMRMTSRIDVLGMIPCMIAGLLVSLVGVSDLGAEPPAAEASSEIPQWVDLFNGRDLSGWANVNTDPDTWSVKDGLLVCSGKPIGVMRSEKQYENFVLHIEWRHMQAGGNSGVFAWSEGFVPEGSRLPKGMEVQMLELDWVNRHPLKNGEPNHIGYVSGELFGAGGLTATPDNPRGRRSMSVELRCKGVGQWNVYDVVCVDGTVKLAINGKFVNSIRDSSVRKGYLCLESEGSEIHFRNIRILELPPGITTPEQTAKVIEE; encoded by the coding sequence TTGCCTCCGATCGTTCTATCGATCGCTAATTTAACTCCTAGAACTTACGAGCCACCAATGAGAATGACTTCACGAATTGACGTTTTGGGAATGATCCCTTGTATGATTGCGGGGCTGCTTGTGTCGCTGGTAGGCGTGTCCGACTTGGGGGCCGAGCCACCCGCTGCGGAAGCGTCTTCCGAAATCCCACAGTGGGTCGATCTGTTTAACGGCCGCGATTTGTCGGGATGGGCGAACGTCAACACCGATCCAGATACCTGGTCGGTCAAGGACGGGCTGCTGGTATGCAGCGGTAAGCCTATCGGTGTGATGCGGTCGGAGAAGCAGTACGAGAACTTTGTTCTGCATATCGAGTGGCGGCACATGCAGGCTGGGGGCAATTCCGGGGTCTTTGCGTGGAGCGAAGGATTCGTCCCGGAGGGGAGCCGGCTTCCCAAAGGAATGGAAGTCCAGATGCTCGAGTTGGATTGGGTCAATCGGCATCCATTGAAGAATGGTGAGCCGAACCATATCGGCTACGTTTCCGGCGAATTGTTTGGTGCCGGCGGGCTCACCGCCACGCCCGACAACCCGCGTGGCAGACGCAGCATGTCGGTGGAACTGCGTTGCAAGGGTGTGGGGCAATGGAATGTCTACGATGTTGTTTGCGTCGACGGCACGGTCAAGCTGGCGATCAATGGTAAGTTCGTCAATTCCATTCGCGATTCGTCGGTCCGCAAGGGCTATCTTTGCCTGGAGTCCGAAGGCTCGGAAATTCACTTCCGCAATATCCGAATCCTCGAACTGCCCCCAGGCATCACCACGCCAGAACAGACGGCAAAAGTTATCGAGGAGTAG
- a CDS encoding VOC family protein: MNSNPVVHFEIYVQDMDRAKAFYEAILGSKLENMPSPTSETDIDMCLFPMDEESGMSTYGAGGMLVRMEGMPSGGSGTLVYFGCEDCAVNAARAAQLGGSVSKEKTSIGEHGFFTLVQDTEGNTIGFHSME; encoded by the coding sequence TTGAATAGTAATCCCGTCGTTCATTTCGAAATTTATGTCCAAGACATGGACCGCGCCAAAGCATTCTACGAAGCGATACTGGGAAGCAAGCTGGAAAATATGCCATCTCCGACATCGGAAACGGACATCGACATGTGTCTTTTCCCCATGGACGAAGAATCAGGGATGAGCACGTATGGTGCAGGCGGCATGCTGGTAAGAATGGAAGGCATGCCCTCTGGCGGGAGCGGCACTCTTGTCTATTTTGGTTGTGAAGACTGCGCTGTAAACGCCGCACGTGCCGCTCAACTTGGTGGAAGCGTAAGCAAGGAAAAAACCTCTATCGGTGAACATGGATTCTTCACTCTTGTCCAAGACACCGAAGGCAACACAATTGGTTTCCACTCGATGGAATAG